The Ostrea edulis chromosome 1, xbOstEdul1.1, whole genome shotgun sequence genomic sequence TTATCTGTTTATTACAAAGTCGGCGTTTGGTAAGGGCTACTCATCAAAACGACTcataaagattaaaaaaaaacttctcgTGTTTGTCATTTACGAAAACAGGTTCAATGAAGCGCTAGCCTTTAAATTTTCCACTAGATAACTTTGTTGTTCTCTGCGTCTTGTACATTGAATGTGTATTCCATTCCTCACGATATATTATTATAAAGACTAGGATTCTTGACACCATATACAGCTGCTTCAAGAAAAATGGaacacggaaatattcatatcttgtgatcagtcatccaaaacatgTTGTGTTGTAATTGATTATTGGCTCTAAGCCTTACGGCTCACCGACATGATTCATATTGAATTACAAAGTATACACTAAAAAGCTGTTTACAatatgaaaagtggagtgaatattgttaaacaccactctgatacTACGTATAAGCACTCTGAAGTTGATGATAAAATATGCCTCAGTTCCTGGTTGATAATATTTACGTAACATTTGGTGATCAGGacttctaacagtctgttggatttactatgggcacaaattgtgctcctttattagaaGGCCCGTTTTTGTagtcttatgaggcagaatttattcaataacTTCTATGTAAGAAGAAATCTTTTGCTGCAACCTTTAACTCGATatctagatatatcgacaacgttttatccatttacaatacttattttcattttgatgtgGATTCAGTATATACCAGTGAAATCAACAGAGAACTTGGAGTCTTGCATATCTGCTTCATGTTCGGATATTTAATTGAACATACGTGTTTACAGCAAACTaagaactcaactttatgacaaacgaaaCGATTTtatcttctccatcgttaacttaccatatctatgaaaggtgaaaatgacgaacagtggtcaatctcataactcctataagcgataTTAAacagaaagttgggcaaacgcggacccctggatataccagaggtgggataaggtgcctaggaggagtagacatcccttgttgaccggtcacacccgaggAGGAGCAAGCAATATTACAGTATAACTTGCATATTGTGTTGATGTTTCAGAaatttcaacagcctcgtttaaagtcagtatttcgcaaattctaaagTCATTGTAATGATCTAACCAGTCATTAGGTTGAAAGCTGTCGGACATTTTAGACCGCTCATTACTTACtaattttgacaacggataactccgttaacctgatcaTGATacaaggctcacggcgggtgtgaactgGGGAGTATTACTCCTCCTAAatacctgatcctacctctgatatgtccagggctCTGTGTTTTCCTTACTCTTAAGTGTGTATTCTTTATACGATTAATGAgtttaatcactgttcgttatcttcacattttatgTATCAATGTTGAGACCTATTCAAAGTGCAAATAAATGCTCTTggtcattttcattttgaaatgcacTACATCGGTACCATTCAACCTTATATCAGCATCTAATATAAAGTGATCATCACATGTGGGACTAGGCAATATTGGCGATGGCGTCAAAAGTCCTTCaaggtttttttaaataaagttcaACATGATTCATACCAAATGAACTTTTGTGGGTCAGTTCTGTTAAGTCAAGGGCAATTGTACTAAAATTAAGTGCTCTACAGTTGTACatgataatgtatataaataaaaaatgtatttcttttcaaacttttaattcaaactAGTGTACacagaacatacatgtaaatcaacaAACTTCACACCTTTCACTGACTAACCGATTTACTAGAGTGGCTGCTTTTTATATCTAAGTGTTTAGATATGGTATTGCTGCTAATCCATAAAAAATCTGAATTCTCCAGAAATATGTCCAATCCACTTTCTTCTGAAGTGTATTCAAAATGTGCCGAAAGTCACTTCCCAGTCACATGTgtaattaaaagaaattatcaTAACCAATTTATTCAATGTTTCAATAGAAAAATTAAAGCGACCTGGAATTCAAATGAATGCCCGGGACAAAGCTTATGGGCCAACCAAACTTATGTGGACcggaattaaaaatataatccgGAACCAAAGTTATAGATATTGAACATTCcgattgtaacacttaaataacaacTATGCAACAACGGACTAACGTGATAATTGGTATAGCCGGAGGACGATCACTAACGGAGATAATAAAAATCATTGGGCCAACGGGAGAAGGATTACATATTTCAAGGACTTTTCGTGTATAAGTTGTACCGTCGGAAGAAAAGAATTTTCTTATCGCAAGAGAAATTAGAAAACAAGATTAGTAGCTCCTCGAATCTCCTTGCGAATCATTGGACCGAGAACTGGATAGGTACAAAAACATTGACATTGAGATCCTGCGGAGAAATCTGACTTCTCTAGTTCCGCTGCACATCAAGTATTTGCAGAAACATCTGGTTATGCACGTTCTATTCCGTGTCTACGCTGTCTCGTAGAAGGAAAAAACCCACACAGTGTTGAAAAAAGATAGACAGCTTTGGAATGCTTGGAGTGGTGATTCTTTTATAACTTTATAAATCAATTTTTAACTATGTTCATGAGTTTTATTTGCTCAACATAAATTGATAGCTGTTCAATGAATGAATGACATATATTAAATACGTTACATCTCTCTTTCTCCCTCTCTGGACTTTTTTTTTAGCAATCATGGAGTCGATATACTTCTCAACCATCCCAAAATGGcaattttgatttcattttagtgGATATGGAAAGAGTTTGATCACATTTGAAGTAAGACAACCAACACAAAGATTCGATTTGTGGCTAAGACAAACAGACCGAATGCCATTTGTGTCGGTTTGCAAAATGGTTACTAGGGAACCTTCTTTATTCAGGACATGCAGCTTGTTTGAGGTGTTGCAAACGATGATATATCCAGTATCATCAGTAGTGATCCCGCATGGCTTTTCAATTTCATACCGAAAATGCAAACCTCCTGATTTGGTCACGGTAACCACCCCATTTTTCCAATCTGACGCGCATATGTCGCCATTTATATTCTCCgtgatatacaaaatatcgtTGTAAAACGGTTTCCTGTCGTTGTCACTTTGGTAGGCTTGTAATTCTTTCCCATTTTTATCGTATCTTACTACTTTCATCTCAGTAGCATATGTCAAAGCAACCAACACGTTGTCGTTGAGGTTTGAAATGTATAAGCAGACCGGCCTCCAATTGCTTGTAGCGAGGAAATTTTCCGTTTTTGAATTGTTCCATTTCTTCAGCCAGTTGCCATCTGTATCATCTACGAATAGCAGATCACCAGTATTTGTTACCGAGAACTGTCCGCCAGTGATGTCgctttgtaattctgtcattttttGGCCGCCTGAATCAACCTGTAGTATCTTCCCTCTTCCATCCCCTACCCAGAATTGATCATTTGACAAGGACGCTATGTGAAAGATCCTGCGAATGGTTGGAACCAGAATTGAAGTAGTTGATTTGAGAACCATTTCAGAAGGAATTTCTAAAACACATAGGCATATTATGTTGAATTTTAACTACATACAGTATTATAGTATATGAATAATTgggttgtttttcttttcgcaATATACAGCATGTGAAGGTATCAGAAAATATTCTAGTGTATATTCCTGTGTTTTAATGTAATATCTTTTCAGTATTGAAAGCAGATTTATTCTCTGACAAGCAATGgataaataatcaataaagaaaacattGGTTTTAGTGCATTGTGCTCTAGGCAATGCAAGATTTAACGGTTTCATTTTTTTAAGCTAGTAAGGATGTTTACACGATTGATTATCATTGTCCTATGTGCAGAAAATACTCTGGATACAGTGTAATGGCTGTGGCTCATGGAGGTAATATTTTATGACATCTGTTAAGGTTATGTTAGTTttccatttactttcattttgatAAGGAACAAGTATTCCCTTTCTAGTACTAATTTAGAAAGATATTGACATTTTCAGTCTAGATTGTTCGTATAACAAATAACTATAGTAAGAGAACGGTGCTGTGCATACTTGGATAACACACTTAATTGAGAAAATTTGCAGGGCGAGTTCCACTCAATAATACCATTGTTGAAATTGAATATACATTCAAATACCTTCTGCTAAGTAATACATATAAAAGCATGTATAAATTATGAATTCTCTCCATGCAATGTTATTGTCTTACCTTGTTTCTTTTCAtctagcattaattcttcaaaaccCGTTTTCATTTCTTCATCCTTATTCACAACCGACGAACTGACGACGATTGCTTCTGCTGTTAGATCATAACCAGCTGTTTGgtagcaaaataaaaagaagTCCGATATAGCAGCCACTGGAGTCTGACCAATGTCCGATATAGCAGCCACTGGAGTCTGACCAATGTCACTCGTGTACTTTTCAAAATCATCATTGCCCTCGTATTCCACGTAGAAATGAATGCTTCCAACATGCATTCCATATATCACGGCAGCTTTATACCTTTTCTTGAAGTTTTCTATAAAGTCAAACATCTTTTCTAATAATGTTTTCTCTGATTTTTTCGACTTTTCACAAAAGGATTTCGCTTTTTCAACCAAACGATTTACCACTGGctttaattttttcaaatcGTCATCCATTGCTCTTGTTGATTTAATCGTATCAAATAAATTCAGAAAAGCTTGTCTTTTGCCCTTGATAGTCTTTCTGGAGCTTATTTTATCCACCATGATTCGTAGGATGTCGcacaaattttcattcatttgtgaCATTTCATCCGCCATACTACCTATTTTCGAGGAACTCGATTCGTTTAGAGCATGTTCAGAACTGGTTGTTCGCGATGACGAACTGGATTCCTTTGGAGCCTGAGCCAAACTGGTGGTATGTGATAGTGAGCTCGATTCTACTGGAGCCTGAGCAGATGTGGTTGCATGTAATGTCGAGCCTGATTCCATTGGAGCCTGGGCAGAAGTGGTTCCATGTGGAGTCGAACCTGGTTCCTTAGGAGCCTGGGCAGAAGTGGTTCCATGTGGAGTCGAACCCGATTCCTTTGGAGCCTGAGCAGAACTGGTGGTATGTGAAGACAAACCCGATTCTTTTGTTAAAGACTGGACAGAAGGGTTCGATTTTGATATACCCGACAAATCTGTTTCTACTTTTATCTTTAATGTAATTCTGGATGCAGTGCCTGAAATGTGGAACAAAATGCTATATCATCATGAATCTATGTTTGTATTCTCCAAAACACTACTCACTAAAACTGCGGAATAAGGGGTGTTTTTATCAATACGTATATCAATAGAGCTATCCCGATAAGGATATTCAttatttttctatataattATTTGACCTTAGGGTATATCTCTAcaaaataaactttatttttctgtCTCGATCGAGTCAACAATTTTGATCATccttttcataaataaaataaccgCATACCACAGCAAATGAAATCTTATTTTGACAAAGATAAAAGCTAGAGTTTAAAAACGAAGTAAAGTTCCTGATCGGTATTTCACTAAACCTATCGATATGTGTGTCTTGAGAACATTGGATTCATTTTATTGGAATGCTGGTAAATCATTCCAGTCGAATCTCTAAGGAGAGATCATGTAGATTATGTAGTTTAAATATAGGgtatgtattgattgattgtgtattgattaatgtccctcttgagaatatttcactcataaggagacgtcaccattgctggtggagggctgcaaaatttagacctatgctcg encodes the following:
- the LOC125678687 gene encoding uncharacterized protein LOC125678687, with protein sequence MSSQVLHGKLKEKLITGYLNRSVGGGQSFTRWKMHIEDILKTQRKNFPVFDDFDELEKTGMVAVGEYDVLLDVFSKIDKRACNLIRNIGSKIQYIQRQEEKHQQGTASRITLKIKVETDLSGISKSNPSVQSLTKESGLSSHTTSSAQAPKESGSTPHGTTSAQAPKEPGSTPHGTTSAQAPMESGSTLHATTSAQAPVESSSLSHTTSLAQAPKESSSSSRTTSSEHALNESSSSKIGSMADEMSQMNENLCDILRIMVDKISSRKTIKGKRQAFLNLFDTIKSTRAMDDDLKKLKPVVNRLVEKAKSFCEKSKKSEKTLLEKMFDFIENFKKRYKAAVIYGMHVGSIHFYVEYEGNDDFEKYTSDIGQTPVAAISDIGQTPVAAISDFFLFCYQTAGYDLTAEAIVVSSSVVNKDEEMKTGFEELMLDEKKQEIPSEMVLKSTTSILVPTIRRIFHIASLSNDQFWVGDGRGKILQVDSGGQKMTELQSDITGGQFSVTNTGDLLFVDDTDGNWLKKWNNSKTENFLATSNWRPVCLYISNLNDNVLVALTYATEMKVVRYDKNGKELQAYQSDNDRKPFYNDILYITENINGDICASDWKNGVVTVTKSGGLHFRYEIEKPCGITTDDTGYIIVCNTSNKLHVLNKEGSLVTILQTDTNGIRSVCLSHKSNLCVGCLTSNVIKLFPYPLK